The following are from one region of the Staphylococcus argenteus genome:
- the isdI gene encoding staphylobilin-forming heme oxygenase IsdI yields MFMAENRLQLEKGSAEETIARFYNRQGIETIEGFQQMFVTKTLNTEDTDEVKILTIWESEESFNNWLNSDVFKEAHKNVRLKSDHDAEKSPILSNKVFTYDIGYHYQK; encoded by the coding sequence ATGTTTATGGCAGAAAATAGATTACAGTTAGAAAAAGGTAGTGCAGAAGAAACGATTGCGCGCTTTTACAATAGACAAGGAATCGAAACAATTGAAGGATTCCAACAAATGTTTGTCACTAAAACATTAAATACTGAAGACACAGATGAAGTTAAAATCTTAACCATTTGGGAGTCTGAAGAGAGTTTTAACAATTGGTTAAATTCAGATGTGTTTAAAGAAGCTCATAAAAATGTACGTTTAAAAAGTGATCATGATGCAGAAAAAAGCCCAATATTATCAAATAAAGTTTTCACTTATGATATTGGCTACCACTATCAAAAATAA
- a CDS encoding YbaN family protein, whose protein sequence is MRLILIVIGLIFTALGIAGAVLPLLPTTPFLLVAVFCFARSSDRFYNWLINQKIYKEYVENFYLHRGYTLPQKIKILISLYIVIGFSIYMVDVLAVRIGLIIMVVIQTIVLFTFVKTLPQSNNKIEE, encoded by the coding sequence ATGCGACTTATATTAATCGTCATTGGCCTGATATTTACAGCACTTGGTATTGCCGGTGCCGTTTTACCTTTATTGCCAACGACACCTTTCTTACTCGTAGCAGTCTTTTGTTTTGCACGAAGTTCGGATCGTTTTTACAATTGGCTTATTAATCAAAAAATTTATAAAGAATATGTTGAAAACTTTTACTTACACCGCGGTTATACGTTACCACAGAAAATAAAAATCTTAATTAGCTTATACATTGTCATTGGTTTTTCAATTTATATGGTGGATGTTTTGGCAGTAAGAATAGGATTAATTATTATGGTTGTCATTCAAACAATCGTTCTATTCACATTTGTAAAAACATTACCACAATCAAATAATAAAATAGAGGAGTGA
- a CDS encoding aldehyde dehydrogenase family protein produces MAVNVRDYIAEDYGLFINGEFVKGSSDEKIEVKNPATGETLSHITRAKDKDVDDAVKVAQEAFESWSLTSKTERAQMLRDIGDKLMAQKDKIAMIETLNNGKPIRETTSIDIPFAARHFHYFASVIETEEGTVNDIDKDTMSIVRHEPIGVVGAVVAWNFPMLLAAWKIAPAIAAGNTIVIQPSSSTPLSLLEVAKIFQEVLPKGVVNILTGKGSESGNAIFNHEGVDKLSFTGSTDVGYQVAEAAAKHLVPATLELGGKSANIILDDANLDLAVEGIQLGILFNQGEVCSAGSRLLVHEKIYDQLVPRLQEAFSNIKVGNPQDESTQMGSQTGKDQLEKIQSYIDAAKESDAQILAGGHRLTENGLDKGFFFEPTLIAVPDNQHKLAQEEIFGPVLTVIKVKDDQEAIDIANDSEYGLAGGVFSQNITRALNIAKAVRTGRIWINTYNQVPEGAPFGGYKKSGIGRETYKGALSNYQQVKNIYIDTSNALKGLY; encoded by the coding sequence ATGGCAGTAAACGTTCGAGATTATATAGCAGAGGATTACGGTTTATTTATCAATGGGGAATTTGTTAAAGGTAGCAGTGACGAAAAAATTGAAGTGAAAAATCCAGCAACTGGAGAAACACTATCACATATTACGAGAGCAAAAGATAAAGATGTTGATGATGCAGTCAAAGTAGCACAAGAGGCATTTGAATCATGGTCATTGACATCAAAAACAGAACGAGCGCAGATGTTACGCGACATTGGTGATAAATTAATGGCGCAAAAAGACAAGATTGCAATGATAGAAACGTTAAATAATGGTAAACCTATTCGTGAAACAACATCGATTGATATTCCATTTGCGGCAAGACATTTCCATTATTTTGCAAGTGTTATTGAGACTGAAGAAGGCACAGTGAATGATATCGATAAAGATACGATGAGTATTGTAAGGCATGAGCCGATTGGAGTAGTCGGTGCGGTTGTTGCTTGGAACTTCCCAATGTTATTAGCTGCATGGAAGATTGCACCTGCCATTGCTGCAGGTAATACGATTGTGATACAACCATCGTCTTCGACACCATTAAGTTTATTAGAAGTTGCAAAAATCTTCCAAGAAGTGTTACCAAAAGGTGTTGTTAATATACTAACTGGTAAAGGATCAGAATCAGGTAATGCAATATTTAATCATGAAGGTGTGGATAAATTATCATTTACTGGTTCAACTGATGTGGGATACCAAGTTGCAGAAGCTGCAGCGAAACATTTGGTTCCTGCTACATTAGAGCTTGGAGGTAAGAGTGCCAATATTATTTTAGATGATGCTAATTTAGACTTAGCAGTTGAAGGTATTCAATTAGGTATTTTATTCAACCAAGGTGAAGTATGTAGTGCAGGCTCTCGATTATTAGTTCATGAAAAAATTTATGATCAATTGGTACCGCGTTTACAAGAGGCATTTTCAAATATTAAAGTCGGTAATCCACAAGATGAATCTACACAAATGGGTAGTCAAACTGGTAAAGATCAGTTAGAAAAGATTCAATCTTATATTGATGCAGCAAAAGAATCAGATGCACAAATATTAGCAGGAGGTCATCGTCTAACTGAAAATGGATTAGATAAAGGTTTCTTCTTTGAACCAACGTTAATTGCTGTGCCAGATAATCAACATAAGTTAGCTCAAGAAGAGATATTTGGACCAGTGCTAACAGTCATTAAAGTGAAAGACGATCAAGAGGCAATAGATATCGCTAATGACTCAGAGTACGGTTTGGCTGGTGGCGTATTCTCTCAAAATATTACACGTGCATTAAATATTGCGAAGGCCGTACGTACAGGACGTATTTGGATTAACACTTATAACCAAGTACCAGAAGGCGCACCATTTGGCGGTTATAAAAAATCAGGTATTGGTCGAGAAACATATAAAGGTGCGTTAAGTAATTATCAACAAGTTAAAAATATTTATATTGATACAAGTAACGCTTTAAAAGGTTTGTACTAG
- a CDS encoding cation diffusion facilitator family transporter, which yields MNKREKIALNRYKYFHHVDHQKIQHNSKKTLWASLIITLLFTVIEFVGGLVSNSLALLSDSFHMLSDVLALGLSMLAIYFASKKPTARYTFGFLRFEILAAFLNGLALIVISIWILYEAIVRIIYPQQIESGIMFLIASIGLLVNIILTIILVRSLKQEDNINIQSALWHFMGDLLNSIGVIVAVVLIHFTGWRIIDPIISIVISIIILRGGYKITRNAWLILMESVPKHLNTDEIIEDIISIDGILDVHEFHLWSITTDHYSLSAHVVLDRNCDVDDYQAIDQVSTLLEEKYGIAHSTLQIENLQLNPLDEPYFDKLK from the coding sequence ATGAATAAAAGGGAGAAAATTGCTTTAAATAGATACAAATATTTTCATCATGTTGATCATCAAAAAATTCAACATAATTCTAAAAAGACATTATGGGCTTCACTTATTATTACACTGTTATTTACAGTGATTGAATTTGTTGGAGGATTAGTGTCAAATTCATTGGCATTACTTTCTGATTCGTTTCATATGTTAAGTGACGTATTAGCACTAGGTTTATCGATGCTAGCAATTTATTTTGCAAGTAAGAAGCCGACCGCACGCTATACATTTGGCTTTTTGAGATTTGAGATATTAGCAGCATTTTTAAATGGTTTAGCATTGATTGTAATATCAATTTGGATTTTGTATGAGGCGATTGTGCGCATTATTTATCCACAACAAATTGAAAGTGGCATTATGTTTCTCATAGCTAGTATTGGTTTGTTAGTTAATATTATTTTGACTATAATTCTAGTAAGATCTTTAAAACAAGAAGACAATATTAATATTCAAAGTGCACTATGGCATTTTATGGGGGATTTGTTAAATTCTATTGGTGTGATCGTAGCGGTTGTATTGATTCATTTTACTGGTTGGCGCATTATTGACCCAATCATTAGTATTGTGATTTCAATCATCATTTTGCGTGGTGGTTATAAAATTACGCGTAATGCTTGGTTAATTCTAATGGAAAGTGTACCTAAACATTTAAATACCGATGAAATCATTGAAGATATCATTAGTATCGATGGCATTTTAGATGTGCACGAGTTTCATTTGTGGAGTATTACAACAGACCATTACTCATTAAGTGCGCATGTTGTGTTAGATAGAAATTGTGATGTTGATGATTATCAAGCTATTGATCAAGTTTCAACGCTGCTTGAAGAAAAATATGGCATTGCACATTCAACATTGCAAATTGAAAACTTACAACTAAACCCATTAGATGAACCATACTTTGATAAATTAAAATAA
- a CDS encoding DUF4242 domain-containing protein produces the protein MTLFLLEANHLDFASSKEELEAKAASLSTKSIPTLIEVQATENLTHGYFIVEANDETEAKQFLTDAGISIQLVKEVRLVGKDLDEVKNGDAHVDYLVTWNIPEGITMDQYLARKKKNSVHYEEVPEVEFKRTYVCEDMSKCICLYNAPDEEAVRRARKAVDTPIDGIEKL, from the coding sequence ATGACATTATTTTTACTAGAAGCCAATCATCTTGATTTTGCATCATCGAAAGAAGAACTGGAAGCAAAGGCAGCATCGTTATCTACTAAATCAATACCAACTTTAATTGAAGTACAAGCTACTGAAAATTTAACTCATGGATATTTTATTGTAGAAGCAAATGATGAAACAGAAGCTAAACAATTTTTAACAGACGCAGGTATCAGTATTCAATTAGTGAAAGAAGTACGCTTAGTTGGAAAAGATTTAGACGAAGTTAAAAATGGAGATGCACATGTCGATTACCTTGTAACTTGGAATATTCCTGAAGGCATTACTATGGATCAATATTTAGCACGTAAAAAGAAAAATTCTGTTCATTATGAAGAAGTACCAGAAGTAGAATTTAAACGTACATACGTATGTGAAGATATGTCTAAATGTATTTGTTTATATAATGCACCTGATGAAGAAGCGGTGCGTCGTGCGCGTAAAGCAGTAGATACACCAATTGATGGCATCGAAAAACTTTAA